The following proteins are encoded in a genomic region of Phycisphaera sp.:
- the ribD gene encoding bifunctional diaminohydroxyphosphoribosylaminopyrimidine deaminase/5-amino-6-(5-phosphoribosylamino)uracil reductase RibD, which yields MPDPHDKTMLDRAARLAMLGIGNIGDGALVGCVIARGDRVLGVGAHRRYGGRHAETRALDFARANGHDVRGATAFVTLEPCAHTGKQPPCTDALVEASIGEVVYAAADPNNLARGGAAILANAGVRVRQSDASPLAIAVSAPFRQRIEQGRPWVIAKWAQTLDGRIATRAGDSQWISNATSRRRVHALRGRVDAILTGMGTVMADDPALTVRHGNPRMRPARVVLDADLDIPLDRQLVQSARETPTIICCESKLATAAISETKRAELAKAGCRILGCPAGSGGLNLRETLKLLHKEAGICTVMVEGGAGLLGSMFEADVVDTAIAYIAPLLLGDELARSVAVGRVAAALSAGVTLRLGRVRRVGEDVELTYCRAGVADQNAS from the coding sequence GTGCCCGACCCCCACGACAAGACGATGCTCGACCGTGCCGCACGCTTGGCAATGCTGGGTATTGGGAACATTGGCGATGGGGCCCTGGTGGGCTGTGTCATAGCGCGTGGGGATCGTGTATTGGGTGTCGGAGCGCACCGCCGGTACGGCGGTCGGCACGCCGAGACACGGGCACTCGACTTCGCTCGCGCCAACGGCCACGATGTGCGGGGCGCAACCGCGTTTGTCACACTCGAACCCTGCGCGCACACGGGCAAGCAGCCGCCATGCACCGACGCGCTCGTCGAAGCCAGCATCGGCGAGGTCGTGTACGCTGCGGCCGATCCCAATAACCTGGCCAGGGGCGGCGCGGCCATTCTCGCCAACGCTGGTGTTCGTGTGCGGCAGAGCGACGCGAGCCCGCTGGCGATCGCGGTGAGCGCGCCGTTCCGCCAGCGCATCGAGCAAGGCCGCCCCTGGGTCATCGCCAAGTGGGCCCAGACCCTCGACGGACGCATTGCCACCCGCGCGGGCGACAGCCAGTGGATCTCCAACGCCACCTCGCGCCGCCGCGTCCACGCCCTGCGCGGCCGTGTCGATGCGATCCTGACCGGCATGGGCACGGTGATGGCCGACGACCCCGCCCTCACCGTGCGCCATGGCAACCCGCGCATGCGCCCAGCCAGAGTGGTTCTCGACGCCGACCTGGACATCCCCCTCGATCGCCAGCTCGTGCAGTCGGCCAGGGAAACGCCCACGATCATCTGCTGCGAATCGAAACTCGCGACCGCCGCTATAAGCGAGACAAAGCGGGCCGAACTCGCCAAGGCGGGTTGCCGCATCCTGGGCTGCCCGGCCGGCTCGGGCGGGCTCAACCTGCGCGAGACGCTCAAGTTGTTGCACAAGGAAGCCGGCATCTGCACCGTGATGGTCGAGGGCGGCGCGGGCCTGCTCGGCTCGATGTTCGAGGCCGACGTAGTCGACACGGCGATCGCCTACATCGCGCCGCTGCTGCTGGGCGACGAATTAGCCCGCTCGGTGGCGGTGGGGCGGGTGGCCGCCGCGCTCTCTGCGGGCGTCACGCTGCGGCTCGGTCGTGTGCGACGCGTTGGCGAAGACGTCGAATTGACCTACTGCCGGGCGGGCGTGGCCGACCAGAACGCGAGCTGA
- the ispG gene encoding flavodoxin-dependent (E)-4-hydroxy-3-methylbut-2-enyl-diphosphate synthase, translating into MQPLRPTRPIFVGNQSTGVVQIGGGLDGTRSAPVSVQTMTAGYTHDVDGCVAEIHKLQSAGADIVRVAVPEKKDTEALREILAQTSVPIVADVHFHFKRALEAVEAGVHKIRLNPGNINDREQVIEVIKACKDAKLPIRVGVNEGSIIERRDKQARAKELGAIFGEHKHGYMLAIMIAKLEEYLDIFYEQDFHDVAISAKSMDATMVIDAYTEISKRFDHPLHLGVTHAGPKETGCIRSVVALGTLLANGIGDTIRISYANDPIYEVQDGLELLYTLGLRDRIGAELIACPTCGRIQVDLFSLVQEVRAKLESDIQVPMKVAVMGCVVNGPGEAEGADVAVFAGDRRGIIYVQGEKVANVNEDEILDRLLKECLDFQAAVRSGTAKLGEKKVDIVPPDPLGELGSGWEKMAAERIKGADLTIGKSN; encoded by the coding sequence ATGCAACCCCTACGCCCCACCCGGCCCATCTTCGTTGGCAATCAGAGTACCGGCGTCGTCCAGATCGGCGGTGGCCTCGACGGCACCCGCTCGGCCCCGGTCAGCGTCCAGACCATGACCGCCGGCTACACGCACGACGTCGATGGGTGCGTGGCGGAGATCCACAAGCTCCAGTCGGCCGGGGCAGACATTGTGCGGGTGGCAGTGCCCGAGAAGAAGGACACCGAGGCGCTGAGGGAGATCCTGGCCCAGACCAGCGTGCCCATCGTCGCCGACGTCCACTTCCACTTCAAGCGGGCGCTCGAGGCCGTCGAGGCGGGTGTTCACAAGATCAGGCTCAACCCGGGCAACATCAACGATCGCGAGCAGGTGATCGAGGTCATCAAGGCGTGCAAGGACGCGAAGCTGCCAATTCGCGTGGGCGTCAACGAGGGCTCGATCATCGAGCGTCGTGACAAGCAGGCCCGCGCGAAGGAACTGGGCGCCATCTTCGGCGAGCACAAGCATGGGTACATGCTGGCCATCATGATCGCCAAGCTCGAGGAATACCTCGACATCTTCTACGAGCAGGACTTCCACGACGTGGCCATCAGCGCCAAGAGCATGGACGCGACGATGGTGATCGATGCGTACACCGAGATCAGCAAGCGCTTCGACCACCCGCTGCACCTGGGCGTGACGCACGCGGGCCCAAAGGAGACCGGCTGTATCCGGTCGGTCGTGGCGCTGGGCACCCTGCTCGCGAACGGCATCGGCGACACCATCCGCATCAGCTACGCCAACGACCCGATCTATGAGGTGCAGGACGGGCTGGAACTGCTCTACACGCTGGGATTGCGCGATCGCATTGGCGCGGAACTCATCGCCTGCCCCACGTGCGGTCGCATCCAGGTCGACCTGTTTTCGCTTGTTCAGGAAGTGCGGGCCAAGCTCGAGAGCGATATCCAGGTGCCCATGAAGGTCGCCGTCATGGGCTGCGTGGTGAACGGGCCGGGCGAGGCCGAGGGCGCCGACGTGGCCGTCTTCGCCGGCGACCGTCGCGGCATCATCTACGTGCAGGGCGAGAAGGTCGCCAACGTGAACGAGGACGAGATCCTCGATCGGCTGCTCAAGGAGTGCCTCGATTTCCAGGCGGCCGTCCGCAGCGGCACGGCCAAGCTGGGCGAGAAGAAGGTGGACATCGTGCCGCCAGACCCATTGGGCGAGCTCGGCAGCGGGTGGGAGAAGATGGCGGCCGAGCGGATCAAGGGGGCGGATTTGACGATCGGAAAATCGAACTAG